Proteins co-encoded in one Metabacillus sp. KUDC1714 genomic window:
- a CDS encoding GerAB/ArcD/ProY family transporter, translating into MIKIAERFQVSHFLVFYLIHSLQFGVGVLGFQRIIAENSGRDAWIAVILSGLLVHASLWMIYRILQNSNGNIVTVHKEIFGKWVGGFFSILLSLYFSLMAITVLRTYVEILEVWMFPDINIWVFSFIFFLLVYYIISGGFRVVTGISFFGVVLPFYLLFTFLFPLQFADIKNLFPIFDHSVKDIAISTKKMSLTIIGFEALLVYYPFIKNIQKSKKWAHLAVAFSTFVYTFICIITIIYFSEEQLGKNVWATLTIWKIIELPFVERFEYIGIANWSIIILPNICLSFWAASRCLKDAFAFNQKYSLLFVLMIAYFCVNFYQTRAEISLINDIIGQIGFYIMFVYIPIIFFLTFIIRKVRKGKEKI; encoded by the coding sequence ATGATTAAAATTGCAGAGCGCTTTCAGGTATCGCATTTTTTGGTGTTTTATTTAATCCATTCACTGCAATTCGGAGTAGGTGTATTAGGGTTTCAACGAATAATTGCAGAAAACTCTGGAAGAGATGCTTGGATTGCTGTTATTTTGTCAGGCCTACTCGTACATGCTTCCTTATGGATGATTTACCGAATTTTACAGAATTCTAACGGTAATATTGTGACGGTTCATAAGGAGATATTTGGAAAATGGGTTGGTGGATTTTTTAGCATTCTTTTATCGTTGTATTTTAGTCTTATGGCGATCACTGTACTTAGAACCTATGTTGAAATTCTTGAGGTATGGATGTTTCCTGACATTAATATCTGGGTGTTTTCATTTATCTTTTTTTTGTTAGTCTATTACATAATTAGTGGTGGTTTTCGAGTTGTAACAGGAATAAGTTTTTTTGGAGTAGTGTTGCCTTTTTATCTACTTTTTACATTCTTATTCCCACTCCAATTTGCTGATATAAAGAATTTATTTCCGATATTTGATCATTCAGTAAAAGATATAGCCATATCAACTAAAAAGATGTCATTAACGATAATTGGCTTTGAAGCACTGCTTGTTTATTATCCATTTATAAAAAATATTCAAAAATCAAAAAAATGGGCGCATCTAGCAGTTGCCTTTAGTACGTTTGTATATACCTTTATTTGTATCATTACAATCATTTATTTTAGTGAGGAACAGCTTGGGAAAAATGTCTGGGCTACTTTAACAATATGGAAAATTATTGAATTACCGTTTGTTGAGAGATTTGAATACATAGGAATTGCTAATTGGAGTATTATTATCCTACCAAATATTTGTTTATCTTTCTGGGCTGCAAGTCGTTGTTTAAAAGATGCATTTGCATTTAATCAAAAATATTCCCTCCTTTTCGTGCTTATGATTGCATATTTTTGTGTGAATTTCTATCAAACACGAGCAGAAATTAGTTTAATAAATGATATCATTGGTCAAATAGGTTTTTATATTATGTTTGTCTATATTCCAATCATATTTTTTCTTACTTTCATCATTCGAAAAGTTCGCAAAGGAAAGGAGAAAATTTAA
- a CDS encoding YkvS family protein, whose product MKIAKVGSIIEFREGLTGVVEKVNENSVIVDLTYMENFRDLDLDRRTVVNHKNYKIVKDSFS is encoded by the coding sequence ATGAAAATCGCTAAAGTTGGAAGTATCATTGAATTTAGAGAAGGATTAACAGGTGTTGTTGAAAAGGTTAATGAAAATTCTGTAATTGTTGACTTAACCTATATGGAAAACTTCAGAGATTTAGATCTTGATAGACGTACAGTTGTAAATCACAAAAACTATAAAATTGTTAAAGACTCATTCTCATAA
- a CDS encoding spore germination protein has product MDKMKYESGKDKPSLATVFARFRMSSDFLQYQDGTNHVKYWVSYIRTLVDVQTLQQTIMPFLKSDQWKTLEELKKGIPIENIILTIDTDVIKEKLLEGYIVVCLSEYGLPCALVKATINKARDVSLPEVEFSVVGPKEAFVESIESNINLIRKRVTSDKLRIFEMKVGDLSNTKLAILYVEDICDEQNVHTVIQRIKDIQFDQISDSSFISQMISDNHNSPFPQLLDTERPDRVSSILAEGKIGIIVDGSPHVLIGPTTLVEFFSAFDDYFYNWLSASFFRLIRLFAVAFSILVTPVYVAALTYHYELIPSDLLNTLISSRRDVPLPPILEALFLELTIELLREAGARLPTKVGQTIGIVGGIVIGTASVEAGLTSNILLIIVALSALASFTTPIYAMGNTIRMLRFPFLLFAQWFGLLGIVICFSFLTAHLLRLTSLGRPFLEPIYPPRTIDMKDALIRLPFSLMSKRPQQLRTNKPKRFSSENAKKNKDIDE; this is encoded by the coding sequence ATGGATAAAATGAAATATGAAAGTGGCAAAGATAAGCCTTCATTAGCAACAGTATTTGCACGATTTAGAATGTCATCTGATTTTCTTCAATATCAAGATGGTACAAATCATGTGAAATATTGGGTTTCATATATAAGAACATTAGTTGATGTACAAACACTTCAACAAACAATCATGCCTTTCTTGAAAAGTGATCAATGGAAAACATTAGAGGAGTTAAAAAAAGGGATCCCTATTGAAAATATCATACTTACAATTGATACAGATGTGATTAAGGAAAAGCTTCTTGAGGGGTATATAGTAGTATGTTTGTCTGAATATGGTCTACCTTGTGCTCTTGTTAAGGCAACAATAAATAAGGCTCGTGATGTATCACTTCCAGAAGTAGAATTTAGTGTTGTTGGTCCAAAAGAGGCATTCGTTGAATCGATTGAGTCAAATATTAACTTGATTAGAAAACGGGTAACTAGTGATAAATTGCGAATTTTTGAAATGAAGGTTGGGGATTTATCTAATACGAAGCTTGCGATTTTATATGTTGAGGATATATGTGATGAACAGAATGTACATACAGTAATACAACGAATAAAAGATATACAATTTGATCAAATCAGTGATAGCTCTTTTATTTCACAGATGATCTCAGATAATCACAATTCACCTTTCCCGCAGCTTTTGGATACAGAACGCCCTGACAGGGTCTCATCTATACTTGCTGAAGGAAAGATTGGGATTATTGTAGATGGTTCTCCTCATGTACTAATTGGACCAACTACATTAGTTGAATTTTTTTCAGCTTTTGATGACTATTTTTATAATTGGCTTAGTGCCTCATTTTTTCGTTTAATTCGTCTATTTGCAGTTGCATTCTCGATATTGGTAACACCTGTTTATGTAGCGGCTTTAACTTATCATTATGAATTAATCCCAAGTGATTTATTAAACACTCTTATCTCATCTCGTAGGGATGTTCCGTTGCCACCTATATTAGAAGCATTATTTTTGGAATTAACAATTGAATTATTAAGAGAGGCAGGAGCGAGATTGCCAACGAAGGTTGGTCAGACAATTGGTATCGTTGGAGGGATTGTTATCGGAACAGCTTCAGTTGAGGCTGGTTTAACGAGTAACATTTTGCTTATTATTGTAGCTCTATCTGCACTAGCTTCATTTACAACACCAATTTATGCTATGGGTAATACGATCCGGATGCTTAGATTTCCATTTTTACTCTTTGCACAATGGTTTGGTTTGCTTGGCATAGTTATATGCTTTAGTTTTTTGACAGCACATTTGTTAAGGTTAACATCTTTAGGAAGACCTTTTTTAGAGCCAATTTATCCACCCAGAACAATTGATATGAAGGATGCCCTTATCAGGCTCCCATTTTCATTAATGTCAAAACGACCACAACAATTACGTACTAATAAACCAAAGCGTTTTTCATCTGAAAATGCTAAAAAGAACAAAGACATCGATGAGTAA
- a CDS encoding patatin-like phospholipase family protein, with protein sequence MMTGAGLVLEGGGMRGIYTAGVLEYFMEQELYFPYVIGVSAGACFGASYLSRQKGRNRKVNIDYITHPNYLSFQNFLKHRQLFGMDFLFDEMPKRIVPFDFDMFYRGSEEFVVATTDCHTGLPHYFNRADYGKDLLTIIRASSSLPFIAPIVEYNGKALLDGGIVDSIPIKKAESDGNKKNVVILTKEGSYIKKKSNIRWLLNRSYRKYPKLIEAVLTRYEMYNETVAYIEKQEKNGSAFVIRPSNNLKVGRIERNPKKLEHLYSLGMQDARREFARLKSWLQD encoded by the coding sequence ATTATGACAGGGGCAGGTTTAGTATTAGAAGGTGGAGGGATGAGAGGAATTTATACTGCTGGTGTCTTAGAGTATTTTATGGAACAAGAGCTATATTTTCCTTATGTTATTGGGGTATCAGCAGGTGCTTGCTTTGGAGCATCATATCTTTCAAGACAAAAAGGTAGAAATCGTAAAGTGAATATTGATTATATTACACATCCTAACTATCTATCATTTCAAAATTTTTTAAAGCACCGTCAACTATTTGGAATGGATTTTCTTTTTGACGAAATGCCAAAAAGAATCGTTCCATTTGACTTTGATATGTTTTATCGTGGATCTGAGGAGTTTGTAGTAGCTACAACAGATTGTCATACAGGGTTACCGCATTATTTTAACAGAGCGGACTATGGAAAGGATCTATTAACCATTATTCGAGCATCTAGTTCATTACCCTTTATAGCACCAATTGTTGAATACAATGGTAAAGCGTTATTAGATGGTGGCATAGTAGATTCTATTCCTATAAAGAAAGCAGAAAGTGATGGAAACAAAAAGAATGTGGTAATTTTAACGAAAGAGGGATCTTACATAAAGAAAAAGTCAAATATTCGATGGCTTCTTAATCGTTCCTATCGCAAGTATCCAAAGCTCATTGAAGCGGTTTTAACGAGGTATGAGATGTATAATGAAACAGTTGCTTATATTGAAAAGCAGGAGAAGAATGGATCTGCTTTTGTGATTAGACCTAGTAATAATCTTAAAGTAGGTAGAATCGAACGGAATCCCAAAAAGCTTGAACATTTATATTCACTAGGCATGCAGGATGCAAGAAGAGAATTTGCTCGATTAAAAAGCTGGTTACAAGACTGA
- a CDS encoding cell wall hydrolase yields MSAPQSKASAATTHQVQSGDTFWLIGKKHGVSVKSLMSTNKKSTPLLLVGEKLVIPQTITAAEKDLLARLVHAEAKGESYAGKVAVASVVLNRVDSELFPNDIKSVIHQKDQGYYAFSPVQDGAINEPADAKSKEAVQEALAFRGMGNHSLYFYNPKTAKSTWITSREVTVRIGNHVFAK; encoded by the coding sequence ATGTCAGCTCCACAATCAAAAGCTAGTGCTGCAACAACACACCAAGTTCAATCAGGTGATACGTTCTGGTTAATTGGTAAGAAGCATGGAGTGTCTGTCAAATCGTTAATGTCGACAAATAAAAAATCAACACCATTACTATTGGTAGGAGAAAAATTAGTTATACCTCAAACAATTACAGCAGCAGAAAAAGATTTATTAGCAAGACTTGTACATGCAGAAGCTAAAGGAGAATCATATGCAGGTAAGGTCGCTGTTGCATCTGTTGTATTGAATCGTGTTGATAGTGAATTATTCCCAAATGATATTAAGAGTGTTATTCATCAAAAAGATCAAGGTTATTATGCATTTTCACCGGTACAAGATGGTGCGATTAATGAACCAGCAGATGCTAAATCAAAGGAAGCTGTTCAGGAAGCACTAGCATTCCGTGGCATGGGTAACCATTCATTGTACTTCTATAACCCTAAAACAGCAAAAAGTACGTGGATTACATCACGTGAAGTAACAGTTAGAATTGGTAACCATGTATTTGCGAAGTAA